In one Scomber japonicus isolate fScoJap1 chromosome 6, fScoJap1.pri, whole genome shotgun sequence genomic region, the following are encoded:
- the LOC128360943 gene encoding tripartite motif-containing protein 16-like, with protein MAQRDQLDRETFSCSICLDLLKDPVGLPCGHSYCMSCIKGFWDAEDQMKIYSCPQCREAFTPRPVLKKNTMLAALVEQLQKTGLQAAPADHCYAGPEDVACDVCTGRKLKAFKSCLVCLASYCENHLQSHYESPTFKKHKLVEPSKKLQENICSRHGRMMEIFCRTDQQSICSLCSVEDHKGHDTVPAAAERTERQRELEVSRLNIQQRIQDREKDVKLLQQEVESVSRSADKAVEDSEKIFTQLIRLLQKRSSDVKQQIRSQQETEVSGVKELQENLQQEITELKRKDAELKQLSHTEDHNQFLHNYPSVSQLSEPTDSSINIRPLRYFEDVTAAVSELRDKLQDILRDKWTNISAAVTEVVILPEPGPKTRAEFLKYSREITLDPNTVNTDLLLSEGNRKVEHTSQHQSYSSHTDRFTDQWQVLSRESLTGRCYWEVERRGRVFVSVAYKNISRAGSESIFGCNNKSWSLYCYSNMYLFYFNNIETRVSGPRSSRVGVYLDHRAGILSFYSISKTMTLFHRVQTTFTQPLYAGLWVGDTAELC; from the coding sequence atggcacagagagatcagctggaccgagaaacCTTCTCCTGTTcaatctgtctggatctactgaaggatccggtgggtcttccctgtggacacagctactgtatgagctgtattaaaggattctgggacGCAGAGGATCAGatgaagatctacagctgccctcagtgcagagaggccttcacaccgaggcctgtcctgaagaaaaacaccatgttagcagctttagtggagcagctgcagaagactggactccaagctgctcctgctgatcactgctatgctggacctgaagatgtggcctgtgatgtctgcactgggaggaagctgaaagccttcaagtcctgtctggtgtgtctggcctcttactgtgagaatcacctccagtctcactatgaatcacctacatttaaaaaacacaagctggtggagccctccaagaagctccaggagaacatctgctctcgtcatggtAGGATGATGGAGATTTTCTGCCGcactgatcagcagagtatctgttctctctgctctgtggaggatcataaaggccacgacacagtcccagctgcagcagaaaggactgagaggcagagagagctcgaggtgagtcgactaaacatccagcagagaatccaggacagagagaaagatgtgaagctgcttcaacaggaggtggaatctgtcagtcgctctgctgataaagcagtggaggacagtgagaagatcttcactcagctgatccgtctcctccagaaaagaagctctgatgtgaagcagcagatcagatctcagcaggaaactgaagtgagtggagtcaaagagcttcaggagaacctgcagcaggagatcactgagctgaagaggaaagacgctgaactgaagcagctctcacacacagaggatcacaaccagtttctacacaactacccctcagtgtcacaactcagtgaacctacagactccagcatcaatatccgtcctctcagatactttgaggatgtgacagcagctgtgtcagagctcagagataaactacaggacatcctgagggacaaatggacaaacatctcagcagcagtgactgaagtggttATACTGCCAGAACCAGgacccaagaccagagctgagttcttaaaatattcacgtgaaatcactctggatccaaacacagtaaacacagatctgttattatctgaggggaacagaaaagtagaacaTACGAGTCAACatcagtcttattctagtcacacagacagattcactgatcagtggcaggtcctgagtagagagagtctgactggacgttgttactgggaggtggagaggagaggaagagtttttGTATCAGttgcatacaagaatatcagcagagcaggaagtgaatCTATATTTGGATGTAATaacaaatcttggtctttataTTGTTACtctaacatgtatttattttacttcaaCAACATTGAAACTCGCGTCTCAGGTCctcgttcctccagagtcggagtgtacctggatcacagagcaggtattctgtccttctacagcatctctaaaaccatgactctcttccacagagtccagaccacattcactcagcctctctatgctggactttgggttggagacacagctgagttgtgt
- the LOC128360048 gene encoding NLR family CARD domain-containing protein 3-like encodes MDQCEDREEGVPPSKSSLCGEHDSQTKAQRMQQQRADSPEPSCVSMKSDWSMPHLIKFKDGQPADGRVQQQSSEVPSDQSAQQHQTQLDSIFMLLEENILTFVKNELKRVQRGLSPDDPECLESQSEDEEVLDGEEEEQRRSSREAFLKITVHFLRRMKQEELAERLQSRARAAKCRRKLKSKLKKKFQCLFEGIAKAGNPTLLNQIYTPLYITEGGTAEVNDEHEVRQIETASRKPDRPETTIRQEDIFKASPGIDESIRTVMTKGVAGIGKTVLTQKFTLDWAEDKANQDIDFTFPFTFRELNVVKEKKYSLVELVHHFFTETKEAGICRFEEFQVVFIFDGLDECRLPLDFHNTEILTDVTESTSVDVLLTNLIRGKLLPSARLWITTRPAAANQIPPECVGMVTEVRGFTDPQKEEYFRKRFRDEEQANTIISHIKTSRSLHIMCHIPVFCWITATVLEDVLKSREGAELPKTLTEMYIHFLVVQAKLKKVKYDGGTETDPHWSPENRKMIESLGKLAFEQLQKGNLIFYESDLTECGIDIRAASVCSGVFTQVFKEERGLYQDKVFCFVHLSVQEFLAALHVHLTFIKAGVNLLVEEQTTSRWSKVFKDKPEPTRFYQRAVDEALKSPNGHLDLFLRFLLGLSLQTNQKQLRGLLTKTGSSTQTNQKTVEYIKKISENVSVERSINLFHCLNELNDRSLVEEIQQSLRSGSLSTDKLSPAQWSALVFILLSSEKDLDVFDLKKYSASEEALLRLLPVVKASNKSLLSGCNLSERSCAALSSLLSSQSSSLRDLDLSNNNLQDSGVKQLSAGLQSPHCGLEMLSLSGCLITEEGCASLASALSSNPSHLRELDLSYNHPGDSGEKLLSAGLEDPHWRLDTLRMDHGGLQRLKPGVRKYACELELDPNTMNRNLKLSDNNRKVTCVEEVQSYPDHPDSFDYCPQLLCRNVLTGRCYWEVEWRAGVNISVSYRGISRKGGNNDCWFGWNDQSWSLDCSAAGYSVWHNIRRTNISSSSSSSSSVSNRVAVYVDCPAGTLSFYRVSSDTLIHLHTFNTTFTEPLYAGFGFWSKSGSSVSLWNVSSV; translated from the exons atggatcagtgtgaggacagagaggagggagtccctccctctaaaagctctctgtgtggggaacatgacagccagaccaaagctcagag gatgcagcagcagagagcagactctcctgaacccagctgtgtgtccatgaagagtgactggtctatgccTCATCttattaagtttaaagatggacaacctgctgatggaag agttcagcagcagagctcagaggttcccagtgatcagtctgcacagcagcatcaaacacagctggactccatatttatg ctgctggaggagaacatcctcacttttgtgaagaacgaactgaagagagtccagaggggtctgagtccagatgacccagaatgcttagagagtcagagtgaggatgaggaggtgttggacggtgaggaggaagagcagaggaggagcagcagagaggcatttctgaagatcacagtgcacttcctgaggagaatgaagcaggaggagctggctgagcgtctgcagagca gagctcgtgctgcaaagtgtcgccgtaaactcaagtctaaactgaagaagaagttccagtgtctgtttgaggggatcgctaaagcaggaaacccaacccttctgaatcagatctacacaccgctctacatcacagagggagggactgcagaggtcaatgatgaacatgaggtcagacagattgaaacagcatccaggaaaccagacagaccagaaacaacaatcagacaagaagacatctttaaagcctcacctggaataGATGAatcaatcagaacagtgatgacaaagggagtggctggcattgggaaaacagtcttaacacagaagttcactctggactgggctgaagacaaagccaaccaggacatagacttcacatttccattcactttcagagagctgaatgtggtgaaagagaaaaagtacagcttggtggaacttgttcatcacttctttactgaaaccaaagaagcaggaatctgcaggtttgaagagttccaggttgtgttcatctttgacggtctggatgagtgtcgacttcctctggacttccacaacactgagatcctgactgatgttacagagtccacctcagtggatgtgctgctgacaaacctcatcagagggaaactgcttccctctgctcgcctctggataaccacacgacctgcagcagccaatcagatccctcctgagtgtgtcggcatggtgacagaggtcagagggttcactgacccacagaaggaggagtacttcaggaagagattcagagatgaggaacAGGCCaacaccatcatctcccacatcaagacatcacgaagcctccacatcatgtgccacatcccagtcttttgctggatcactgctacagttctggaggatgtgttgaaaagcagagagggagcagagctgcccaagaccctgactgagatgtacatccacttcctggtggttcaagccaaactgaagaaggtcaagtatgatggaggaactgagacagatccacactggagtccagagaacaggaagatgattgagtctctgggaaaactggcttttgagcagctacagaaaggcaacctgatcttctatgaatcagacctgacagagtgtggcatcgatatcagagcagcctcagtgtgctcaggagtgttcacacaggtctttaaagaggagagagggctgtaccaggacaaggtgttctgcttcgtccatctgagtgttcaggagtttctggctgctcttcatgtccatctgacattcatcaaggctggagtcaatctgctggtagaagaacaaacaacatccaggtggtctaaagtctttaaagacaaacctgaaccaacacgtttctaccagagagctgtggatgaggccttaaagagtccaaatggacacctggacttgttcctccgcttcctcctgggtctttcactgcagaccaatcagaagcAGCTGCGAGGTCTGCTGACTAAGACAGGAAGTAGcacacagaccaatcagaaaacagttgagtacatcaagaagatcagtgagaatgtgtctgtagagagaagcatcaatctgttccactgtctgaatgaactgaatgatcgttctctagtggaggagatccaacagtccctgagatcaggaagtctctccacagataaactgtctccagctcagtggtcagctctggtcttcatcttactgtcatcagaaaaagatctggacgtgtttgacctgaagaaatactctgcttcagaggaggctcttctgaggctgctgccagtggtcaaagcctccaacaaatctct gttgagtggctgtaacctctcagagagaagctgtgcagctctgtcctcactTCTCAGCTctcagtcctctagtctgagagatctggacctgagtaacaacaacctgcaggactcaggagtgaagcagttgtctgctggactgcagagtccacactgtggactggaaatgCTCAG tctgtcaggatgtctgatcacagaggaaggctgtgcttctctggcctcagctctgagctccaacccctcccatctgagagagctggacctgagctacaatcatccaggagactcaggagagaagcttctgtctgctggactggaggatccacactggagactggacactctcag gatggaccatggtggactgcaaagactgaaacctggtgtgaggaagt atgcctgtgaactggaactggatccaaatacaatgaacagaaaccttaaactgtctgacaacaacaggaaggtgacatgtgtggaggaggttcagtcatatcctgatcatccagacagttTTGACTActgtcctcagctgctgtgtagaaatgttctgactggtcgctgttactgggaggtcgagtggagagcaGGAGttaatatatcagtgagttacagaggaatcagcaggaaaggaggcaATAACGACTGTTGGTTTGGatggaatgatcagtcctggagtctggactgctctgctgctggttactctgtctggcacaatatcagaagaacaaacatttcctcctcctcctcctcctcctcctctgtctctaacagagtagcagtgtatgtggactgtcctgctggcactctgtccttctacagagtctcctctgacacactgatccacctccacaccttcaacaccacattcactgaacctctgtatgctggatTTGGGTTCTGGTCCAagtctggttcctcagtgtctctgt GGAACGTGAGCTCGGTTTAG
- the LOC128360956 gene encoding papilin-like, translating to MRLCVFVLSVCVLLCPGVAQDCSWDRSTEPGQSLDPASLSAGAVELTGSNTVSDPESCRASCCAEPACDLALVGFPMDGTPQCTLVSCGKHRDACVLRPDTQFKVYRKKQESETRKEAPQAGESPHIEPLLGENRSNHTDHVRCRLPMRVGPCRASFSKFYYDVTNQSCRRFVYGGCNANGNNFDTQEECEAACSGVTGSVLPDESSPAPPGVPVKAPRMAPAFRSDVPQESAAETKPTETQHAEKKDMQADEFAVLCGAEPVVGPCRAAFQRWFYNSKTGGCQSFIYGGCQGNKNNYRNQESCMTTCATVNVLPSKKASSDEPAGTESKAHCLAPRDSGPCRAAFPVFYYNADTASCLPFLYGGCQGNGNRFPTVDECMASCSGEGSFEGRGQTRSRWTAAFFLFVTLAAISALLLTTLVVITLRRHGLSRRPSSVSDKEELLPDPDEQSSVESLTVPDSPKPEKA from the exons ATGCGGCTGTGCGTGTTTGTGCTGTcggtgtgtgtgctgctgtgtccCGGTGTGGCTCAGGACTGCAGCTGGGACCGGAGCACCGAGCCCGGCCAGAGTTTGGACCCGGCCTCGCTGAGCGCCGGAGCTGTCGAGCTGACCGGCAGCAACACGGTGTCTGACCCGGAGAGCTGCCGGGCCTCCTGCTGCGCTGAGCCGGCCTGTGACCTGGCTCTGGTCGGCTTCCCCATGGACGGAACCCCGCAGTGCACGCTGGTGAGCTGCGGGAAGCACCGGGACGCGTGCGTGCTGCGGCCCGACACGCAGTTCAAAGTTTACCGCAAGAAGCAAGAGAGTGAGACCCGCAAAGAAGCACCGCAGGCCGGGGAGAGTCCGCACATAGAGCCGCTGCTGGGGGAGAACCGGAGCAACCACACCGACCACG tgcGCTGCCGCCTGCCGATGAGAGTCGGTCCTTGCCGCGCCTCCTTCTCCAAGTTCTACTACGACGTGACCAATCAGAGCTGCCGCAGGTTCGTGTACGGCGGCTGCAACGCCAACGGCAACAACTTCGACACTCAGGAGGAGTGTGAGGCGGCCTGCAGTGGAGTCACAG GTTCTGTCCTCCCTGATGAGTCgtctcctgctcctccaggaGTTCCCGTCAAAGCTCCTCGCATGGCTCCGGCCTTCCGCTCAG ACGTTCCTCAGGAATCTGCTGCCGAGACTAAACCAACGGAGACCCAACATGCTGAGAAGAAAG ACATGCAGGCTGATGAGTTTGCTG TGCTCTGTGGGGCGGAGCCTGTGGTCGGTCCGTGCAGGGCGGCGTTTCAGCGCTGGTTCTACAACAGCAAGACCGGCGGCTGTCAATCATTCATCTACGGCGGTTGCCAAGGAAACAAGAACAACTACAGGAACCAAGAGAGCTGCATGACTACCTGTGCAACAG tcAATGTGCTGCCGTCCAAGAAAGCTTCATCTGACGAGCCGGCCGGCACCGAGTCCAAAG CACACTGTTTGGCCCCCCGGGACTCGGGCCCCTGCCGCGCCGCCTTCCCCGTCTTCTACTACAACGCCGACACCGCCAGCTGCCTGCCGTTCCTCTACGGCGGTTGTCAGGGCAACGGCAACCGTTTCCCCACCGTGGACGAATGCATGGCTAGCTGCAGTGGAGAAG GATCCTTCGAAGGTCGCGGCCAAACTCGCAGCCGCTGGACTGCAG ccTTCTTCCTCTTCGTCACTCTGGCGGCCATCAGCGCTCTCCTGCTGACGACACTCGTGGTCATCACGCTGAGACGCCACGGCCTGTCCCGCCGTCCGTCCTCCGTCAG tgacaAAGAGGAGCTGCTGCCGGACCCAGATGAGCAGTCCTCTGTGGAGTCTCTGACCGTCCCAGATAGCCCAAAGCCGGAGAAGGCCTGA